The Polyangium aurulentum genomic interval CTTTGCCAGTCGGGTGAACCTCTATACTCTCGCGGCGTGGTGTTGGGGCTCTCGGTGGTGGACGAAGTCCGCGATCTGCGGGAGCGGTCGAAGCGGACGTCGGCGACGCTCGCGCTCGGGCGCGCGCCGGCGGAGCTGTGGCCGTTCTTCTCGAACTCCGACATGCTCAATCATCGCTCGCGTTACGGCCCGCTCGCAACGCGTTACGTGCCGCGCGACGAGGGGACGCCGCTCGTGGTCGCTGCGGGGGCGGCGGGGCCGCTCGAGTTCGAGTTCGTGGAGCGTCCGCACTCGTTCGTCGCGCCGCGCTGGCTCGAGGTGGATCGGCCATTTTTGCGCGGGCCGTTGCGCTACGTGGGCTACCGGCTCGCGCTCGAGCCGCGCGAGGGGGGCGGGACGCGGCTCGAGATGGAGCTGCGCTGGGTGGACAGGTACGGCTGGTTTCCCGTCGGCTTCGCGATGGCCGACCGGATGCGGCGGTATCTCGCGGAGTTCCAGCGCATCGACGAGCAGATCACGCCGGGCGAGGAAGAGGCGCCCTGGGGGCCGTTCCTCGCCGACCGAGCGCAGCACGCGGGGGCGATCGACGGGCTCGCGCGCGCGTGGGGCAAGCTCGCGAAGGATCCGGCGATCGCGCGGGCGATGGCGGAGCTCGTGATCACGGCGCCCGACCCGTACGTGCGGCGGATCAGGCCGTTCGAGGTCGCGCATGCGTTCGGGCTGCCGCCGCTCGAGGTGCTCGCGTTCTCGCTGCGGGCAGTGCGGGCGGGGCACCTCGACATGCGCTGGGACGTCCTTTGCCCGAGCTGCGAGGGCTCGGCGACGCCGGCGTCGCACCTCGCGGATCTCGAGCCCACGGTGCACTGCCCGGGCTGCGACATCGATTATGGCGCGCGCTTCGACGAGAACGTGGAGGTCACGTTCTTCCCGGTCGCGCGGGTGCGCGCGTTCGCGGACTCGGCGTTCTGCGCGGGGCCGCCGTCGAAGATCCCGCACGTGAGAGTGCAGCTCGTGCTCGAGGCGGGCGAGCAGAGGACGATCGCGCTCGACCTGCCTCCGGGCGAATACGCGCTGCGCGACGAGCTTCTGGGCCTCGGATCGAGCGTGCCGGTGACGATCGCCGAGGGCGGCAAGGAGGCACTCTCGGTGCGGCTCGGCGAGCGGCGCTCGGGAGAAGAGCGGCTCGTGCTCGCGCCGGGAGCGCGGATCGAGGCGGAAAACCCGGGGTCGTCGTTCGAGACCCTGCGCGTGCAGAGGCGCGCGCACCGCGAGCGAGCGGCGACGGCGGCGCAGGTGACGGCGCTGCAGGTGTTCCGGGACCTGTTCGGATCCGAGGTGCTGCGGCCGGGGTTGCGGCTCGGCGTGTCGAACGTGACGCTGCTCTTCAGCGATCTGAAGGGGTCGACGGCGCTCTACGAGGAGCGCGGCGACGCGCCTGCGTTCGCGCTCGTGCAGGACCACTTCGCGATCATGTCGGAGGTGATCGGGCGGCGCGAGGGCGGGGTGGTGAAGACGATCGGGGACGCGGTGATGGCCGTGTTCACGCGGCCCGCGGAGGCGGTGCGCGCCGCGCTCGAGATCCTCGAGGCGTTTCACCAATGGAACCGCGCGCGGGGGCAGGAGGAGCAGATCGTGATCAAGCTCGGCCTGCACCGCGGCCCGGCGCTCGCGCTGAACCTGAACGACAAGCTCGACTATTTCGGCTCGACGGTGAACCGCGCGGCGCGCGTGCAAGGGCAGAGCGAGGGGGACGACGTGGTGCTCTCGGAGGCGCTCCACGACGATCCCGAGGTGCGCGAGGCGCTCGCGTCGG includes:
- a CDS encoding adenylate/guanylate cyclase domain-containing protein; its protein translation is MVLGLSVVDEVRDLRERSKRTSATLALGRAPAELWPFFSNSDMLNHRSRYGPLATRYVPRDEGTPLVVAAGAAGPLEFEFVERPHSFVAPRWLEVDRPFLRGPLRYVGYRLALEPREGGGTRLEMELRWVDRYGWFPVGFAMADRMRRYLAEFQRIDEQITPGEEEAPWGPFLADRAQHAGAIDGLARAWGKLAKDPAIARAMAELVITAPDPYVRRIRPFEVAHAFGLPPLEVLAFSLRAVRAGHLDMRWDVLCPSCEGSATPASHLADLEPTVHCPGCDIDYGARFDENVEVTFFPVARVRAFADSAFCAGPPSKIPHVRVQLVLEAGEQRTIALDLPPGEYALRDELLGLGSSVPVTIAEGGKEALSVRLGERRSGEERLVLAPGARIEAENPGSSFETLRVQRRAHRERAATAAQVTALQVFRDLFGSEVLRPGLRLGVSNVTLLFSDLKGSTALYEERGDAPAFALVQDHFAIMSEVIGRREGGVVKTIGDAVMAVFTRPAEAVRAALEILEAFHQWNRARGQEEQIVIKLGLHRGPALALNLNDKLDYFGSTVNRAARVQGQSEGDDVVLSEALHDDPEVREALASAGPLEVTRFSAELKGIGELGLVRIRISRGTGVV